The following coding sequences are from one uncultured Desulfobacter sp. window:
- a CDS encoding radical SAM protein yields MADDKQTQTYQGYEQGPIYPANDAYSLLLRLIRNCPWNRCSFCPVYKNQKFSMRPVADIIKDIDLVRTYIDRLLQENAMPIAFDQEQVHAIYTGFEVRDRIAFNNAVKWYAAGMTSIFLQDANPLVMKPKDLFFVLSHIKKCFPQTETIAAYTRSSTILQLPEGTLKQLYELGLNRLHVGVESGSNLVLNRMRTGVNRSGHIEAGKRIRKAGIELYAYVVPGLGGVDLSIEHALETAEALNAIHPDVIKIRTLGLSPSTELAHWQVRGMFEKPGDAMIATELRLMLETLDNVQSRIKSDHILNLFETVTGEMPNDKEKMIGVIDRFFDLPPQERILYQIGRRMGFFKGLEDMSSSPQMDQVRQACENYGVTPKNVDQILDRLMMRFV; encoded by the coding sequence CGATAAACAGACACAGACATACCAGGGCTATGAACAGGGACCCATCTATCCGGCCAATGATGCATACAGCCTGCTGCTGCGTCTGATCCGGAACTGTCCGTGGAACCGCTGTTCCTTTTGTCCGGTTTATAAAAATCAAAAGTTTTCCATGCGCCCTGTGGCAGATATTATAAAGGACATTGACCTGGTTCGCACATATATTGACAGGCTGCTCCAGGAAAACGCCATGCCCATTGCCTTTGACCAGGAGCAGGTTCATGCGATTTATACCGGGTTTGAGGTCCGGGACCGGATTGCATTCAATAATGCCGTCAAATGGTATGCTGCGGGCATGACCTCAATTTTTCTTCAGGATGCCAATCCCCTGGTGATGAAGCCCAAGGATCTGTTCTTTGTTCTCAGTCATATCAAAAAATGTTTTCCGCAGACCGAAACCATTGCCGCCTATACCCGAAGCAGCACCATCCTCCAATTGCCGGAAGGTACCCTGAAGCAGTTGTATGAACTTGGGCTTAACCGGCTTCACGTGGGCGTTGAAAGTGGGTCGAATCTGGTACTTAACCGTATGCGTACCGGTGTGAACAGAAGCGGTCACATTGAGGCGGGAAAACGGATTCGCAAGGCCGGCATTGAGTTGTATGCCTATGTGGTGCCGGGATTGGGCGGGGTTGATCTCTCCATTGAGCATGCCCTTGAGACTGCTGAAGCCCTGAATGCCATTCATCCGGATGTGATTAAAATTCGGACCCTTGGCCTTTCGCCGTCCACGGAACTTGCCCACTGGCAGGTTCGGGGTATGTTTGAAAAACCGGGTGATGCCATGATTGCAACGGAATTGCGCCTGATGCTTGAGACTCTGGATAATGTACAGTCCCGTATAAAAAGCGATCATATTTTGAACCTGTTTGAAACGGTTACCGGTGAGATGCCCAATGACAAAGAGAAAATGATTGGGGTCATTGACCGGTTCTTTGACTTACCTCCCCAGGAGCGTATCCTTTATCAGATCGGCCGCCGCATGGGGTTTTTCAAAGGCCTCGAGGACATGAGTTCAAGTCCCCAGATGGACCAGGTACGGCAGGCCTGTGAGAATTACGGGGTCACACCGAAGAACGTGGATCAGATTTTGGACCGGTTGATGATGCGGTTTGTCTGA